In Methanolobus chelungpuianus, a genomic segment contains:
- the polX gene encoding DNA polymerase/3'-5' exonuclease PolX produces the protein MQQTQERPAVMDNAGIAGILGHMAKLLEFRGENPYKIAAYEKASRSVKAYEKELSDIYRRGRLPAVPGVGKAIKDKIEEMLTTGTFEEYEQILAEIPPGIHEIMNISGVGPKTARSLHERLGVESVEDLIRAAEEHRIRRLPRLGPKQEERLLRAAKSRVESSDFRRSSLTAAGIIAQQIIEELDNSPSIQRIAIAGSLRRRKETVGNIDLVALSEEPEKAIDSFVHLQKAERELEGVDDLGEYSHAAIVYEGNIRVDLYVSPEARCGPLMQYLTGSKEHNIRLQELARGRGYSVSEHGLICAGRIPENGTAGGGAGYLAKENELYRVLGLGWLPPEIREDRGEIEAGLNGRVPRLIERKDIRGDLHVHSRWSDGRNSIEELAMHAMVLGYEYIAITDHSPSTGIANGLSEERLLEHIREIEDVNERIDGIRLLSGTECDIRSDGRLDYSSELLESLDIVVVAVHAGLEQDREKMTQRIVAALENEHVDILAHPTGRKFGKRTGYEVDMDKVMQTAFDNEKVLEINSSPSRLDLNDMHARMAKEMGVKVAIDTDTHSLAHFENIRYGIDVARRAWLEPQDVVNTLSLKDICSILRV, from the coding sequence ATGCAGCAAACTCAAGAGAGGCCTGCTGTGATGGACAATGCCGGGATAGCTGGCATTCTCGGCCACATGGCAAAGCTGCTGGAGTTCAGGGGAGAGAATCCCTACAAGATCGCAGCTTACGAGAAAGCCTCAAGGAGTGTCAAGGCCTATGAAAAGGAACTAAGCGACATATATCGCAGAGGCCGGCTCCCTGCAGTGCCCGGCGTGGGAAAAGCGATCAAGGACAAGATAGAGGAAATGCTGACCACCGGAACCTTTGAAGAATATGAGCAGATCCTAGCAGAGATCCCCCCGGGAATCCATGAGATCATGAATATCTCAGGCGTCGGTCCGAAAACCGCAAGAAGCCTGCATGAGCGACTGGGAGTGGAGTCTGTTGAAGACCTTATCCGGGCTGCGGAAGAACATCGCATCCGCCGCCTGCCACGCTTGGGGCCTAAACAGGAAGAAAGGCTTCTCAGGGCAGCTAAAAGCCGGGTGGAAAGCAGTGATTTCAGGAGAAGTTCACTGACTGCTGCCGGCATTATCGCACAGCAGATCATCGAGGAACTGGACAACAGTCCCTCCATTCAGAGAATTGCAATTGCCGGGAGCCTGCGAAGAAGAAAGGAGACAGTTGGCAATATCGACCTCGTCGCTCTTTCAGAGGAGCCTGAAAAAGCCATTGATTCATTCGTGCACCTGCAAAAAGCTGAAAGGGAGCTGGAAGGTGTGGACGATCTGGGAGAGTACTCACATGCAGCCATTGTATATGAAGGCAATATCAGGGTAGACCTGTACGTGAGCCCTGAAGCCCGTTGCGGTCCGCTCATGCAGTATCTCACAGGCTCAAAGGAACATAACATCCGCCTGCAGGAACTGGCACGTGGCAGGGGATACAGTGTCAGTGAACACGGGCTGATCTGTGCAGGCAGGATCCCGGAAAATGGAACTGCAGGAGGCGGGGCCGGATATCTTGCAAAGGAGAACGAGCTCTACAGGGTTCTTGGGCTTGGCTGGCTGCCTCCCGAGATCAGGGAAGACAGGGGCGAGATAGAGGCCGGCCTTAACGGCAGGGTTCCCAGGCTTATCGAACGCAAGGATATCAGAGGAGACCTTCATGTCCATTCCCGGTGGAGTGACGGCAGGAACAGCATCGAAGAGCTCGCCATGCATGCCATGGTGCTTGGGTATGAGTACATCGCCATCACCGACCATTCTCCTTCCACAGGGATTGCAAACGGCCTTTCAGAGGAAAGACTGCTGGAGCATATACGTGAGATAGAGGATGTCAACGAAAGGATCGATGGTATCAGGCTGCTTTCGGGTACTGAGTGCGATATCAGATCCGATGGCAGGCTTGATTACAGCAGTGAACTGCTGGAGAGCCTTGATATCGTCGTGGTGGCGGTACATGCAGGACTGGAACAGGATAGGGAAAAGATGACGCAGCGCATAGTTGCTGCACTTGAGAACGAACATGTGGATATACTTGCACACCCCACAGGCAGGAAGTTCGGGAAGCGCACAGGTTACGAGGTCGATATGGATAAGGTCATGCAGACTGCTTTTGACAATGAGAAGGTGCTTGAGATAAATTCCTCACCGTCAAGACTTGATTTAAACGATATGCATGCAAGGATGGCAAAGGAAATGGGAGTAAAGGTTGCCATCGATACTGATACTCATTCACTTGCACATTTCGAGAACATCAGATATGGGATCGATGTTGCCCGCCGGGCCTGGCTTGAACCTCAAGATGTTGTGAACACGCTCAGCCTGAAGGACATATGCTCCATATTAAGGGTATAA
- a CDS encoding DUF166 domain-containing protein, whose translation MTTIGVITRGKYGMRLVETLLARTDLKVVRAPVPEKLPSFIDEPGEFLEELALDNTVFESDIMISYSLHPDLTAAIAHKAALKGVKGLIIPGGASKAPLRELDQISQKYGIYIEVEDICCTLSDNPAIREFSSRLSRPVLEIDTLDGRVSDVRVLCGAPCGSTWRMAEELVGTKTEEAPARAGLLIQQYPCRAVRGTLGGIHRSAEIHKNAVEKALGSKEKRA comes from the coding sequence ATGACGACCATAGGAGTGATCACCAGAGGAAAATACGGCATGAGGCTCGTTGAGACTCTGCTGGCAAGAACGGACCTGAAGGTTGTCCGTGCACCAGTGCCGGAAAAACTTCCCTCTTTCATTGATGAGCCGGGAGAGTTCCTGGAAGAACTTGCCCTGGATAATACAGTGTTCGAGTCGGACATCATGATAAGTTACTCCCTCCACCCGGACCTCACCGCAGCAATAGCACATAAGGCAGCGCTGAAGGGTGTGAAGGGACTCATAATCCCGGGAGGGGCTTCAAAAGCACCTCTAAGGGAGCTTGATCAGATATCACAGAAATACGGGATATATATAGAAGTTGAAGATATCTGCTGCACGCTCTCCGATAATCCTGCAATACGCGAGTTCTCCTCAAGACTGTCCAGGCCCGTGCTTGAGATCGATACCTTGGATGGCAGGGTCTCTGATGTGAGGGTGCTCTGCGGTGCGCCCTGCGGAAGCACCTGGAGGATGGCTGAGGAACTTGTGGGTACAAAAACAGAAGAGGCTCCTGCCAGGGCAGGCCTGCTGATACAGCAATACCCGTGCAGAGCCGTGAGGGGAACACTCGGAGGCATACACCGGTCTGCGGAGATACATAAGAATGCCGTTGAAAAAGCCCTGGGCTCAAAAGAGAAAAGGGCGTGA
- the tmk gene encoding dTMP kinase codes for MPAKGKLITLEGIDGSGKSTIARSLASNPEFSDFVFTREPTGSWIGEAVNRAIHSDTDHLAELFLFVADHAEHVSKLILPSLESGRNVISDRYSASRYAYQGMTLQDRFGDSLRWIQDIHKGWTVVPDLTILFDIDPDIAVARCGSRGDKTKFEKVTFLEGVRSNYLRLADESPSSFVVIDANRSVEEIGSDVVGIISSLV; via the coding sequence ATGCCAGCAAAGGGAAAGCTCATAACTCTTGAAGGGATCGATGGCTCGGGTAAGTCCACCATTGCAAGGTCACTTGCTTCAAATCCTGAATTCAGTGATTTCGTATTTACCCGGGAGCCCACAGGGAGCTGGATAGGCGAAGCTGTGAACCGGGCTATCCACTCGGATACGGATCATCTTGCAGAGCTGTTCCTTTTTGTTGCAGACCATGCAGAGCATGTCTCCAAACTGATCCTGCCATCCCTGGAAAGCGGCAGGAATGTCATCTCAGACAGGTATTCTGCCAGCCGTTATGCATACCAGGGGATGACACTGCAGGACAGGTTCGGGGACTCGCTGCGCTGGATACAGGATATCCATAAAGGATGGACCGTAGTACCGGACCTGACAATACTTTTTGATATCGACCCTGATATCGCTGTTGCAAGATGCGGGTCCAGGGGCGACAAGACAAAGTTCGAGAAGGTTACTTTCCTTGAAGGGGTCAGGAGCAATTACCTGCGTCTGGCAGATGAGAGCCCCTCCTCCTTCGTTGTGATTGATGCAAATAGAAGTGTTGAAGAAATCGGGTCTGATGTGGTGGGGATAATCTCCTCATTAGTATAA
- a CDS encoding sensor histidine kinase, translating into MDSTEPRFYPMILQDAPIGICILDKDDNLVFSNERMGSISGLLSEYVIGKNVFESMPEYLLDGKAGFRQFFLDTKRSLQRSFHAEVPILIPMKGLSYQSISLVPLFDGNGSYDGMACYFQEVSDYCLREKGLLEKLSSISRLESIYWEVPVIVFLWSPEKGWPVRFVSENVSLLGYSREEFQSGNKLYIDIVHPEDRDKLTEDVARLSWEGEECFSHEYRLLKKSGESLWVSELSLLQKDHQGRPYRFEGIVMDISDKKRYQQELERHTAELEQLNALKDLFSDIIRHDLLTPAGTIRGYVELLQEMETDPDKLAMLGVVEDSTGRLIDLIESASRYEKLNSIEEIDYYCTDLVGIFRGILLEFSSYAEERNIRLELFSEGPCYSHVNPLVSEVFANLLSNAIKYSPENESITISFRDMGDRFRVMVTDRGDGIPDENKVLVFNRFKRLSKKGVKGTGLGLAIVKRIMELHGGGYGVEDNPEGKGSVFWVTFSKAACNPDNPRVR; encoded by the coding sequence TTGGATAGCACAGAACCAAGATTCTATCCCATGATTCTGCAGGATGCACCTATAGGAATATGTATCCTGGATAAGGATGATAATCTTGTTTTCTCCAATGAGAGGATGGGATCCATTTCTGGCCTGTTATCAGAATATGTGATCGGAAAGAATGTTTTTGAATCAATGCCAGAGTACCTGCTTGACGGGAAAGCAGGCTTCAGGCAGTTTTTTCTGGATACAAAGAGATCACTTCAGAGGTCTTTTCATGCGGAAGTGCCTATACTCATCCCTATGAAGGGTCTCAGCTACCAGTCGATATCCCTCGTGCCATTATTTGACGGGAACGGTAGTTATGATGGAATGGCCTGCTATTTTCAGGAGGTAAGTGACTATTGCCTCCGGGAAAAGGGTTTGCTTGAAAAGCTTTCAAGCATCAGCAGGCTTGAGTCAATATACTGGGAAGTTCCTGTGATTGTTTTCCTGTGGTCGCCGGAAAAAGGGTGGCCTGTTCGCTTTGTCTCGGAGAATGTCTCTTTGCTTGGCTATAGCAGGGAGGAGTTTCAGTCAGGGAACAAGCTCTATATTGACATCGTCCATCCGGAGGATCGGGACAAGCTTACCGAGGATGTGGCCCGGCTTTCCTGGGAAGGCGAGGAGTGCTTTTCCCATGAGTACCGGCTGTTGAAAAAGTCGGGTGAATCGCTCTGGGTCAGTGAGCTTTCCCTGCTCCAGAAAGATCACCAGGGCCGGCCTTATCGCTTTGAGGGAATCGTCATGGACATTTCCGACAAAAAGAGATACCAGCAGGAACTTGAGAGACACACCGCAGAACTGGAGCAGTTGAATGCATTAAAGGATCTGTTTTCAGACATTATCAGGCATGACCTGCTCACACCCGCAGGTACCATAAGGGGCTATGTCGAGCTCCTGCAGGAGATGGAAACCGATCCGGACAAGCTTGCCATGCTCGGGGTGGTAGAGGACAGCACCGGGAGACTCATAGATCTCATTGAGAGTGCTTCCAGATACGAGAAACTGAACAGCATTGAGGAGATCGACTACTACTGTACTGACCTTGTGGGCATCTTCAGGGGCATTCTGCTGGAGTTTTCCTCTTACGCAGAGGAGAGGAATATAAGGCTGGAATTGTTCTCGGAAGGTCCATGCTATTCACATGTAAACCCCCTGGTAAGCGAGGTGTTTGCGAATCTCCTGTCAAATGCCATAAAGTACAGCCCGGAGAACGAAAGCATAACCATCTCTTTCCGGGATATGGGCGATCGCTTCAGGGTCATGGTCACTGACCGTGGGGATGGCATACCTGACGAGAACAAAGTGCTGGTCTTCAACCGTTTCAAGCGCCTCAGCAAGAAAGGGGTCAAAGGGACAGGTCTTGGACTTGCGATAGTAAAGCGGATTATGGAACTGCACGGCGGGGGGTACGGGGTAGAGGATAATCCAGAGGGTAAAGGTAGTGTTTTCTGGGTCACGTTCAGCAAAGCTGCCTGTAACCCGGACAACCCTAGAGTTCGTTAG
- a CDS encoding HisA/HisF-related TIM barrel protein, translating to MFRILFVLDVFNRTVVHARGGDRKEYKPIHFSSRICESSDAIRIVDTVKPREVYIADLNLLQGIGKREKNFEVIQGVAERAKTMVDAGIKSISDTEDIFEIVPTVVLGTETASLDTIGQVAVAYPGRAVVSIDKKHGKILSSDPSMPDDPLEIVRKLNEFELQDIIVLDLDRVGTASGVDSQFLSKIASISEHNVLLGGGVRNLEDIETLEETGLAGALVATALHNGSIPIEKVQ from the coding sequence ATGTTTCGTATCCTTTTTGTTCTTGACGTTTTCAACCGGACAGTGGTCCATGCACGGGGAGGAGACAGGAAAGAGTACAAGCCTATCCATTTCTCGAGCCGGATCTGCGAAAGTTCGGACGCCATCAGGATAGTTGATACGGTAAAACCCAGGGAAGTATACATTGCCGACCTTAACCTACTTCAGGGAATAGGTAAGAGGGAAAAGAACTTCGAGGTCATCCAGGGAGTGGCAGAAAGGGCTAAGACAATGGTAGATGCCGGAATTAAGTCTATTTCTGATACAGAGGATATATTCGAGATCGTTCCAACCGTCGTGCTCGGCACGGAGACTGCCTCCCTTGATACGATAGGGCAGGTTGCAGTTGCCTATCCGGGACGTGCGGTAGTAAGCATTGACAAGAAGCATGGCAAAATACTCTCCAGTGACCCTTCCATGCCTGATGACCCCCTGGAGATAGTAAGGAAGCTTAATGAGTTCGAGCTGCAGGATATAATAGTCCTCGACCTTGACAGGGTAGGCACGGCAAGCGGCGTGGATTCACAATTCTTAAGTAAAATAGCATCAATCTCAGAGCATAATGTGCTTCTTGGTGGAGGAGTCCGCAACCTTGAGGACATAGAAACACTCGAGGAAACAGGCCTTGCAGGTGCCCTTGTGGCAACAGCTTTGCACAACGGCTCTATCCCCATTGAAAAAGTACAGTGA
- a CDS encoding (5-formylfuran-3-yl)methyl phosphate synthase: MKLLVSPISPEEAIAAHKGGADIIDVKNPKEGSLGANFPWVIRSVKEAIGSQKPISATIGDFNYKPGTASLAALGAAVAGAHYIKVGLYDVHTEEQALDMLTNITRSVKDLDPSKKVVASGYSDYRRINSISPHLLPAIGARAGVDVVMVDTGIKDGRSTFEFMDEEELTSFTDAIRDQGLESALAGTLKFGDLPMLRRIRPDIIGVRGMVCGGDRTSVIREELVSRLKSEM; encoded by the coding sequence ATGAAGTTACTTGTCAGTCCCATTAGCCCTGAGGAGGCAATAGCAGCACACAAAGGTGGTGCTGACATAATCGATGTGAAGAATCCCAAGGAAGGTTCCCTTGGTGCTAATTTTCCCTGGGTCATAAGATCTGTTAAAGAGGCCATAGGCTCACAGAAGCCCATAAGTGCGACCATCGGGGACTTCAATTATAAGCCGGGTACTGCGTCCCTTGCCGCTCTGGGTGCTGCAGTTGCGGGTGCTCACTATATCAAGGTAGGCCTGTACGACGTCCACACGGAAGAGCAGGCGCTGGACATGCTTACCAACATAACACGCTCCGTCAAGGATCTTGACCCTTCCAAGAAGGTCGTTGCTTCGGGCTATTCCGATTACAGGAGAATCAATTCTATTTCCCCTCACCTGCTTCCTGCCATCGGTGCCCGGGCAGGTGTCGATGTGGTGATGGTGGATACCGGCATCAAGGACGGGCGCTCCACTTTCGAGTTCATGGACGAGGAGGAGCTGACGAGTTTCACAGACGCTATCAGGGACCAGGGTCTTGAGTCTGCACTTGCCGGCACTCTCAAGTTCGGTGACCTTCCAATGCTCAGGCGCATCAGGCCCGACATCATCGGCGTGCGTGGCATGGTATGCGGTGGCGACCGCACTTCCGTTATAAGGGAAGAGCTGGTTTCCAGACTGAAGAGCGAGATGTGA
- a CDS encoding CDC48 family AAA ATPase produces the protein MTEEITVSVGQAYPRDAGRGIARLDKVLMESIGVVSGDIVEIKGKEKCYAIAWPGYPDDAGKEMIRIDGNLRNNAKVSIDDKVTVRKVTVSEAEKISLAPTRETRLVGGPRFILRILEGRPVIKGQSVRVEAVSNPVSFVVLSTSPAGPVVVTRNTQIHIRESAVVQEGVSGQITYEDIGGLKRELGLVREMIELPLKHPELFRKLAVDPPKGVLLYGPPGTGKTLIARAVASETDANFISVSGPEVVSKYYGESEHKLRQIFEEAEKNAPTIIFIDEIDSIAPKRDEVWGEMERRIVAQLLSLMDGLASRGKVIVIAATNRPNSIDEALRRGGRFDREIEVGIPDSAGRLQILFVHTRGMPLEEGLNLEEIAAVTHGFVGADLSSLCKEAAMHALRRMLPDMRIDDAEDEIPPEFMESLQVTRKDFDDALRNIEPSAMREVFVEVPSVRWADIGGLDAAKQELSEAVEWPLKYPELFEAVNTRPPRGIMLFGPPGTGKTMLAKAVATESEANFISIKGPELLSRYVGESERAVRETFRKARQAAPAVIFFDEIDSMASERGSSIDAHASERVVSQILTEIDGVEELRDVVIIAATNRPDIVDPALLRPGRFDRLIYVHPPDMEGRQKIFGIHLQGKPLADDVSIRELAHMTEGYVGSDIEAICREASMLALREVVTPGISRDEARARVMGIKITSVHFVKAIRRVKPTTSRTAMSLYEQASEAFARYAANEEEKVQDLGGETGYQ, from the coding sequence TTGACTGAGGAAATTACCGTTAGTGTGGGACAAGCTTATCCCAGGGATGCGGGCCGGGGAATTGCAAGGCTTGACAAGGTCCTTATGGAATCTATCGGGGTTGTGAGCGGTGATATCGTTGAGATAAAGGGCAAGGAGAAATGCTATGCCATTGCCTGGCCGGGATATCCGGACGATGCGGGCAAGGAGATGATCCGCATAGACGGTAACCTCAGGAACAATGCAAAGGTCAGTATTGATGACAAGGTAACGGTCAGAAAGGTCACTGTCAGCGAGGCGGAGAAGATAAGCCTTGCTCCCACAAGGGAAACCAGGCTTGTGGGGGGCCCGCGCTTCATTCTCAGGATACTTGAAGGCCGCCCGGTGATAAAGGGACAGTCTGTCCGCGTGGAGGCTGTCAGCAATCCTGTTTCCTTCGTTGTGCTCTCAACAAGCCCGGCAGGTCCCGTGGTGGTCACAAGGAACACCCAGATACACATAAGAGAAAGTGCTGTGGTGCAGGAGGGGGTTTCCGGACAGATAACCTACGAAGACATAGGAGGTCTCAAGCGGGAACTGGGACTCGTGAGGGAAATGATAGAGCTGCCCCTGAAGCATCCCGAGCTCTTCCGGAAACTTGCAGTGGACCCTCCCAAGGGTGTTCTTTTGTACGGACCCCCAGGTACGGGGAAAACTCTGATTGCAAGGGCAGTGGCAAGTGAGACGGATGCAAACTTCATCTCTGTGAGCGGGCCGGAGGTTGTCTCCAAATACTACGGTGAGAGCGAGCACAAGCTGCGCCAGATCTTCGAGGAGGCAGAGAAGAACGCCCCCACAATCATATTCATAGACGAGATAGATTCCATTGCTCCCAAGCGTGACGAGGTATGGGGCGAAATGGAGCGCAGGATAGTGGCGCAACTGCTCTCCCTGATGGACGGTCTCGCATCAAGGGGTAAGGTCATAGTCATAGCTGCGACCAACCGCCCCAATTCCATTGACGAGGCCCTGCGCAGGGGAGGCAGGTTCGACCGCGAGATCGAGGTGGGGATACCTGACAGTGCCGGACGCTTACAGATACTGTTCGTCCATACAAGGGGCATGCCGCTGGAAGAAGGGCTTAACCTTGAGGAGATCGCTGCCGTTACCCACGGTTTTGTGGGTGCCGATCTCTCCTCCCTGTGCAAGGAGGCGGCTATGCACGCTCTCAGGCGCATGCTTCCTGACATGAGGATCGACGATGCGGAGGATGAGATACCTCCCGAGTTCATGGAAAGCCTGCAGGTGACCAGGAAGGATTTTGACGACGCCCTCAGGAACATCGAACCTTCGGCCATGCGTGAGGTCTTTGTGGAGGTGCCTTCAGTGAGATGGGCTGATATCGGCGGCCTGGATGCTGCCAAGCAGGAACTGTCCGAAGCTGTGGAATGGCCGCTGAAATATCCGGAACTCTTCGAGGCCGTCAATACAAGGCCTCCCCGCGGTATCATGCTCTTCGGCCCCCCGGGCACTGGAAAGACAATGCTGGCAAAGGCCGTGGCCACCGAGAGCGAGGCCAACTTCATCAGCATCAAGGGGCCTGAACTGCTGAGCCGCTATGTGGGCGAGTCCGAGCGTGCCGTACGAGAGACCTTCCGCAAGGCCAGGCAGGCTGCCCCTGCGGTGATATTCTTTGATGAGATCGATTCCATGGCATCAGAGCGTGGCTCCAGTATAGATGCCCATGCAAGCGAAAGAGTGGTGAGCCAGATACTCACGGAGATAGACGGGGTTGAGGAACTGAGGGACGTGGTGATAATCGCTGCAACCAACAGGCCCGACATAGTGGATCCTGCCCTGCTGCGGCCGGGACGCTTTGACCGGCTCATATACGTGCACCCTCCTGACATGGAAGGACGGCAGAAGATCTTCGGCATCCATCTTCAGGGGAAGCCCCTTGCGGATGATGTGAGTATCCGTGAGCTGGCGCACATGACCGAAGGCTATGTGGGTTCGGATATAGAGGCCATCTGCCGGGAAGCTTCCATGCTGGCCCTGCGTGAGGTCGTCACACCGGGCATAAGCAGGGACGAAGCCAGAGCCAGGGTAATGGGAATTAAGATAACGTCCGTCCATTTTGTGAAAGCCATACGCCGTGTCAAGCCCACTACTTCCCGCACTGCCATGAGTCTGTATGAGCAGGCTTCCGAGGCATTTGCAAGATATGCGGCCAACGAGGAGGAAAAGGTCCAGGACCTTGGCGGGGAGACCGGGTACCAGTAG
- a CDS encoding methyl-accepting chemotaxis protein yields the protein MNFERMTINSRLILYIVVSVTILMSISTYMIVDKVTSQNIEQAYEQAESVSTGYAYKYDSDMRANQLIGQTIAHTLGNYGSADRDEANDILRSLLIENPGLLATYAGYEANAFDNNDAAFANTQGHDATGRFIPTWSATGSGASLAPLADYDTSDYYLLPKSLKKDVILEPYMYDGTMIVSYVSPIMKNGKFIGIAGVDVSLDYIDEEVSQVSMFDTGYAFMVSNSGMFMSHPVEKSWIGTKYLSDFNDAEINRMASDIKRGVGGHIQVVDPATGKNVAMIYEPLATADFAFVLTIPEEEMFAGAMELRNQLIVISVVAILAMAGIAYLIARSITRPIREIVSDFEQISTDALEGKLDRRANTAVGIDFEAIPRGLNDILRSLTDIIVNISKNANIVASTSEEMSASIEEITAASSQVSHTINSIAKGALDQSSKAQEISRAMDDMSSSVQEIAVNAQRSAEISTDSSKKTMAVGNKSENLMTQMEEIKRASLESAAAIKELDNKSKQIGEIVSLITNIADQTNLLALNAAIEAARAGEHGRGFAVVADEVRKLAEESGDAAKEISGLIKQIQHDTGVVVQSVEKGNVTVASGVEALNETVRAMKEIVEGAMKTAEMVQDIAAAAQEQSASIEEITASVEEVTSISEGAAAGTEQTSAAVEQQSASLQEIAHSSQELSAMAVAMQEMVNRFVLAREELAEQADAPHIMKNRKGLK from the coding sequence ATGAATTTTGAAAGAATGACAATCAACAGCAGACTGATCCTGTATATTGTGGTCAGTGTCACCATATTGATGTCTATCAGTACCTATATGATCGTTGATAAAGTAACCAGCCAGAACATCGAACAGGCTTACGAGCAGGCTGAAAGTGTTTCCACAGGTTACGCATATAAATATGACAGTGATATGCGCGCCAATCAGCTCATTGGTCAGACAATAGCACACACTCTGGGAAACTACGGGAGTGCAGACAGGGATGAAGCCAATGATATCCTGAGGAGCCTCCTTATTGAGAATCCTGGCCTCCTGGCGACCTATGCAGGATATGAAGCAAACGCCTTTGATAATAATGATGCAGCTTTTGCAAATACTCAGGGACATGATGCAACAGGCAGGTTCATTCCCACCTGGAGTGCAACAGGCAGTGGTGCGTCCCTCGCCCCGCTTGCAGACTATGACACATCCGATTATTACCTGCTGCCAAAGTCCCTTAAAAAGGACGTCATACTTGAACCATATATGTACGATGGTACCATGATCGTCAGCTATGTCTCACCCATTATGAAAAACGGAAAATTCATAGGTATAGCAGGCGTGGATGTTTCTCTGGATTATATCGATGAAGAGGTTTCCCAGGTAAGCATGTTCGACACCGGTTACGCTTTCATGGTAAGCAATTCAGGCATGTTCATGTCACATCCTGTTGAAAAATCCTGGATAGGCACCAAGTACCTTTCAGACTTCAATGATGCTGAAATAAACAGGATGGCTTCAGACATAAAGAGAGGAGTTGGAGGGCACATACAGGTGGTCGACCCGGCAACCGGTAAGAATGTTGCCATGATCTACGAGCCACTGGCTACGGCAGATTTCGCATTCGTCCTGACAATTCCCGAAGAAGAGATGTTTGCAGGAGCGATGGAGCTGCGAAACCAGCTCATTGTCATATCGGTAGTGGCCATCCTTGCCATGGCAGGCATTGCATATCTCATAGCTCGTTCCATCACCCGCCCGATCAGAGAGATCGTCAGTGATTTCGAACAGATATCCACTGACGCACTTGAAGGAAAGCTTGACCGAAGAGCAAACACTGCGGTAGGGATCGATTTTGAGGCAATACCAAGAGGATTGAACGATATACTGAGGTCCCTCACAGACATAATAGTGAATATCAGCAAGAACGCAAATATCGTTGCAAGCACCTCGGAGGAAATGTCTGCATCCATCGAGGAGATAACAGCGGCATCAAGCCAGGTCTCACACACTATAAACAGCATTGCAAAGGGTGCTCTGGACCAGTCATCCAAAGCGCAGGAGATCTCACGTGCCATGGACGACATGAGTTCAAGCGTGCAGGAGATAGCCGTCAACGCCCAGAGGTCTGCCGAGATATCCACGGACTCCAGTAAAAAGACCATGGCCGTCGGGAACAAGTCAGAGAATCTGATGACCCAGATGGAAGAGATCAAGAGAGCATCACTGGAATCCGCAGCCGCGATCAAGGAACTCGACAATAAGTCCAAACAGATAGGAGAGATAGTCAGCCTTATCACAAATATCGCAGACCAGACCAACCTGCTTGCACTGAATGCAGCAATTGAGGCGGCAAGGGCTGGCGAGCACGGGCGCGGGTTTGCCGTGGTAGCAGACGAAGTGCGCAAGCTTGCAGAAGAGTCAGGGGACGCGGCAAAGGAAATATCCGGCCTTATCAAGCAGATACAGCATGATACGGGAGTGGTGGTGCAATCTGTTGAAAAGGGCAATGTAACTGTAGCCAGCGGTGTTGAGGCTCTGAACGAGACTGTCAGGGCTATGAAGGAGATAGTAGAAGGAGCAATGAAGACCGCCGAGATGGTCCAGGACATTGCCGCTGCAGCCCAGGAGCAATCCGCATCCATAGAAGAGATCACTGCATCGGTGGAGGAAGTGACCTCTATCTCAGAAGGAGCAGCCGCAGGAACTGAACAGACATCTGCCGCCGTAGAGCAACAGAGTGCCTCCCTGCAGGAGATCGCACACAGCTCACAGGAGCTGTCCGCCATGGCTGTTGCAATGCAGGAAATGGTAAACAGGTTCGTTCTCGCCAGAGAGGAACTTGCTGAACAGGCTGATGCGCCCCATATCATGAAGAACAGGAAGGGACTGAAGTAA
- a CDS encoding ATP-binding protein, protein MPAIVDKELCTGCGVCVDSCPVEAISMTDEDLAFVDPDTCVDCGDCVEICPVEAISLK, encoded by the coding sequence ATGCCAGCTATTGTTGATAAAGAACTGTGTACAGGATGCGGGGTCTGTGTGGATTCCTGCCCGGTAGAAGCGATCTCAATGACCGATGAAGACCTCGCATTTGTTGATCCGGATACATGCGTTGACTGTGGGGATTGTGTGGAGATATGTCCTGTTGAAGCTATTTCCCTGAAATGA